In a single window of the Littorina saxatilis isolate snail1 linkage group LG3, US_GU_Lsax_2.0, whole genome shotgun sequence genome:
- the LOC138960937 gene encoding uncharacterized protein yields MRTSLIAGDFSLPTAIILLMIALGSQTGLLLASTLPEDTANDHRRPDNGRSYKSSGSNVRPPNDSYRYHGIRNSRSLLSASARSNSHHRGRERHYYEKSNDLASGRTGRRDRAHRLQRPSSSSPSSSSSSSPSSSLPSSSFSALRGITNSGLLASSGRKTREESPDKKPGTGTYLADKTLQDSPHGLPRSAPFTVDKPQQDAPSTKPRSSAPSPSLSSSSSSPGSKSTSGKSKAKRDSGFQDQGSGAVNTATYSAKRRGARNEGDIILGALFPVHHHPPIQTAYSRVCGKIREYYGIQRIQAFIRTVDQINRNNSILPGIDLGWDIRDSCWYSAIALEQSIDFIQDAIASKTMTRDGKLVSAFSESSKGGDGDGDGGAKGECDLGTGRYVIAKLFCGVVV; encoded by the coding sequence ATGCGGACGAGTTTAATTGCCGGCGATTTCTCGCTGCCTACAGCGATTATCTTGCTGATGATAGCCCTGGGGTCTCAGACTGGGCTTCTGCTGGCTTCGACCCTTCCAGAGGACACTGCAAATGACCACCGACGGCCGGATAACGGGCGTAGTTACAAGAGCAGCGGCAGTAACGTGCGGCCGCCTAACGACAGTTACCGGTATCACGGAATACGAAACTCCAGAAGTTTATTGTCGGCCTCGGCTCGCTCCAACAGCCATCATCGTGGGAGGGAACGACACTACTACGAGAAATCCAATGATCTGGCGTCTGGCCGGACAGGAAGGAGAGACCGGGCCCACCGTCTGCAAAgaccgtcttcttcttctccttcctcgtcctcttcttcttctccttcgtcatctcttccttcttcttctttttccgcTCTGCGGGGTATAACCAACTCCGGACTTTTAGCATCGTCTGGTCGTAAAACACGCGAAGAAAGCCCCGACAAAAAACCAGGGACAGGCACTTACCTTGCCGATAAAACGCTACAGGATTCTCCGCACGGACTACCTAGATCAGCACCATTCACCGTGGATAAACCCCAACAGGATGCTCCTAGCACGAAACCTCGATCATCCGcgccctccccctctctctcctcctcctcctcctctcctggCAGTAAAAGTACCAGCGGCAAGTCCAAGGCGAAAAGAGACAGTGGTTTTCAAGACCAAGGCAGTGGGGCTGTCAACACTGCCACGTACTCCGCCAAGAGGAGGGGGGCAAGGAACGAAGGGGACATCATCCTGGGCGCGCTGTTCCCTGTGCACCACCACCCGCCCATCCAGACGGCCTACTCCCGGGTGTGCGGTAAAATCCGCGAGTACTACGGCATCCAGCGCATCCAGGCCTTCATCCGCACCGTGGATCAGATCAACCGCAACAACAGCATCCTGCCTGGGATCGACCTGGGCTGGGACATCAGGGACTCCTGCTGGTACTCCGCCATCGCCCTGGAGCAGAGCATCGACTTCATCCAGGACGCCATCGCCAGCAAGACCATGACTCGCGACGGCAAGCTCGTCAGCGCTTTCTCCGAGTCCAGTAAAGGCGGTGATGGTGATGGCGATGGTGGAGCGAAAGGTGAGTGTGACCTTGGCACTGGACGCTACGTAATTGCAAAGTTGTTTTGCGGGGTTgtagtgtga